The Diaminobutyricimonas aerilata nucleotide sequence GACCTGCTGCTGCTCATGAACGAGCAGGCGATGGGCGTGCCGACGGAACGCGTGCGCGAGGCCGCGGACTGGCGCGAGGCGCTGCGCGTCTGGTGTCACGACCAGCTCGAGATGTACCGGCGACACGCCTGGATGCTCGACACCACCATGAGCACGGCGGTCACCACACCGAACAACATGGCGTGGCTCGACGCGGGGCTCGGCGCGCTGGCCCAGAGCGGACTCACCGAGCACGAGAAGGTCGCCGCGTGCCTCATGATGATGGCCCAGGTGCGCTGGCAGGCGCAGATCGAGCGCGGCTACCGCTCCCAGGCCGAAGCGCTCGGCGGCGACACCGAAGCGCTCGACCGGCAGAACGCCTCCGTGCTCCGCATGCTCGTCTCCGAGGCCGAGTTCCCGTATCTGCGCCGCGCGGTCGACGCGGGGGTCTTCCACCCCGACACCGAAGGCGACCCGTTCACCTTCGCCCTCCACCGGTCGCTCGACGGCATCGAGAAATACGCCGCTGAGCGTCCCGCGGCGCCCGAACCGGAGCCCGTCGACCCGCCCGAGGTGGTCGGCGACAAGCGGGTGAAAGAGGCGATCAAAGCGCGACGGGAAGCCGAGAAGACGCTCCGCGACGCCCGCAAGCGCGAACGGGAGGCGCTGCAGCATGCTCGCGAGCGTGCCGTGCGCTCGCCGAAATGAATCGTGGAGGTGTCGAGATCGGCCGTGGCCCGTTCGTAGTACGGGTGTAAGCACCCCCTGAAAGGAGCACCACCATGCGTTATCTCTTCCTGATCGGCAGCTCGCCCGACATGACCGAGTCGAGTGCCGCGGATGACGGCCCCACCATCGAGGAGTGGGTCGGCGAGGTCTACGGCGGCGGTGCCGGCAAGATCGGCGACCGGCTGCGGCCCGCCTCCGAGGCCACGACCGTGCGCGTGCGCGGCGGCGAGACGCTCGTCACCGACGGCCCGTTCGTCGAAGGCTCCGACTACATCGGCGGATTCGACGTGATCGAATGCGCCGACCTCGACGAAGCCATCGCGATCGCCCGCAAGCACCCCATGGCGCGCCACGGTCTCATCGAGATCCGACCGAGCTGGCCGCTGGATCTGTGACCTCCGCTGCGGTCGCGGACTCCGTCGCCGCCCTGCACCGAGCCGAATGGTCGCGGCTCGTCGCCGGCCTCATCCGTGTGACCGGCGACTGGGCGGTCGCCGAGGACTGCGCGCAAGAGGCGTTCGAGACGGCGCTCGGCCGGTGGGATGCGGACGGCATCCCACCGGCTCCGGGTGCGTGGCTCGCGACGGTGGCCCGCAACCGTGCCCTCGACCGGCTGCGCCGTGCCGGGCTCGAGCAACGGATCGTGAGCGAGGGGCTGCTCGCGCCGGAGCCGCCGGACGACGTGGACGACGACCGGCTGCGGCTGCTGTTCACGTGCTGCCACCCCGCGCTCGCTCTCGAAGCCCGGGTGGCGCTCACCCTGCGTACCGTCGCGGGACTCACCACGGCGGAGATCGCCCGCGCCTTCCTCGTGTCCGAATCGACGATGGCCCAGCGGCTCGTCCGCGCGAAGGCGAAGATCGCGCACGCCGGCATCCCGTTCCGCGTGCCCCCGCCGGAGCTTCTGGCCGAACGTCTCGACGGCGTGCTCGCGGTGATCTACCTCGTCTTCACCGAGGGGTATTCCGCAACCGGGGGCGACGAGCTCGTCCGTGCGCCGCTGGCCGAGCAGGCGATCCGGCTCGCCCGGCTCCTGCACGGGCTCATGCCGGGGGAGACGGAGGCGGCGGGTCTGCTCGCGCTGCTCCTGCTGCAGCACGCCCGTCGCGACGCGCGGGTGGACGAGTACGGTGACGCGGTGACGATCGATGCGCAGGACCGCTCCCGCTGGGATCGGGAGGCGATCACCGAGGGCTCGACGCTCATCCGCCGGGCGGCACGCGAAGGGACCGTCGGGCGGTACACGCTGCAGGCGGTCATCGCCGCCGCGCACGCGACGGCGCCGTCGTGGGAGCGCACCGACTTCGCCGCGATCCTCGACGCCTACGACGCGCTCGCCGCGATCGACCCGTCACCCGTCGTCGCCCTCAACCGGGCGATCGCCGTCGGGATGGCCCGCGGGCCGCAGGCCGGACTGCGAGCCGTGGACACGGTGGGTGACGCACCCGCGACGCTCGTCGCTCCGGCCCGCGCCCGATTCCTGCGCGACTCGGGCCGGCGCACCGAAGCGGCGGCGGAGTACCGCCGGGCGCTCGAACACACTCGAGCAGCTCCCGCCCGGCGTCACCTCGAGGCCCGCCTGCGCGAGTGCGAATCCGAAGCGTGAATCCGCCCGTCGATGTCCGCCGTCGCCTCGGGGCTCGATAGCGGCCGACGCCGGTGCCAGCATGGCCGGTATGACGCGTCCCCTCATCCCCGGTCCCGGCGAGCCCGCGGCCGGCTCGTTCGCCGCCCGTCCGTTCGGCACCTGGGTCCGCGAGCTGATCGCCCTCGCGGGTGACCATGTCCATCGTCCCCGCCTGATCGCCATCGACGGACGGGGAGGAGCGGGCAAATCGACGATCTCCGAACGCATCGCCGACGTCGTGCCGGCCACGACGATCGTGCACACCGACGACGTGGCCTGGCGCTACTCCATGTTCGACTGGGGCGACGCGATGCGTGAGCACATCCTCGAGCCGCTGCATCGAGGTCTGCCGGTCGACTACCGGCCCGCCGCGTGGCACGAGCACGGGCGGTCGGGCAGCATCCGCATCGAACGCGGCACGTCGACGGTGCTCGTCGAGGGCACGGGGATCATCCGTGACGAGCTCGCGGCACTGTTCGACGCGAGCATCTGGATGCAGTCGGACGCCGAAGAGGCCAGACGGCGGGCACTCGACCGCGATGTCGCGAGCGGCGTCAACGGCGACCGCGAGGCCGCCACGGCCTTCTGGGACCTGTGGCAGGAGGAGGAGGTGCCGTTCTTCGCGCGGGAACGGCCCTGGGCGCGCGCCGACTTCATCGTCG carries:
- a CDS encoding TetR/AcrR family transcriptional regulator: MSDPEIEPELPRGIALAWGIAAHPQRGPKRELSLERIVDTAVEIADEGGLAAVSMSSVASRLGFTPMSLYRYVSAKEDLLLLMNEQAMGVPTERVREAADWREALRVWCHDQLEMYRRHAWMLDTTMSTAVTTPNNMAWLDAGLGALAQSGLTEHEKVAACLMMMAQVRWQAQIERGYRSQAEALGGDTEALDRQNASVLRMLVSEAEFPYLRRAVDAGVFHPDTEGDPFTFALHRSLDGIEKYAAERPAAPEPEPVDPPEVVGDKRVKEAIKARREAEKTLRDARKREREALQHARERAVRSPK
- a CDS encoding RNA polymerase sigma factor, whose product is MTSAAVADSVAALHRAEWSRLVAGLIRVTGDWAVAEDCAQEAFETALGRWDADGIPPAPGAWLATVARNRALDRLRRAGLEQRIVSEGLLAPEPPDDVDDDRLRLLFTCCHPALALEARVALTLRTVAGLTTAEIARAFLVSESTMAQRLVRAKAKIAHAGIPFRVPPPELLAERLDGVLAVIYLVFTEGYSATGGDELVRAPLAEQAIRLARLLHGLMPGETEAAGLLALLLLQHARRDARVDEYGDAVTIDAQDRSRWDREAITEGSTLIRRAAREGTVGRYTLQAVIAAAHATAPSWERTDFAAILDAYDALAAIDPSPVVALNRAIAVGMARGPQAGLRAVDTVGDAPATLVAPARARFLRDSGRRTEAAAEYRRALEHTRAAPARRHLEARLRECESEA
- a CDS encoding YciI family protein; translated protein: MRYLFLIGSSPDMTESSAADDGPTIEEWVGEVYGGGAGKIGDRLRPASEATTVRVRGGETLVTDGPFVEGSDYIGGFDVIECADLDEAIAIARKHPMARHGLIEIRPSWPLDL
- a CDS encoding uridine kinase family protein; its protein translation is MTRPLIPGPGEPAAGSFAARPFGTWVRELIALAGDHVHRPRLIAIDGRGGAGKSTISERIADVVPATTIVHTDDVAWRYSMFDWGDAMREHILEPLHRGLPVDYRPAAWHEHGRSGSIRIERGTSTVLVEGTGIIRDELAALFDASIWMQSDAEEARRRALDRDVASGVNGDREAATAFWDLWQEEEVPFFARERPWARADFIVAGTPVVPLAETELAVTRAGE